In a single window of the Ancylobacter polymorphus genome:
- the gltB gene encoding glutamate synthase large subunit: MTGMNEEWGGSAAHVVHEAPVRPAAADRATKSISHIDPGLPSAQGLYDPRNEKDSCGVGFIADIKGRKSHQIVQDGLKILLNLEHRGAVGADPRAGDGAGMLVQLPHRFFAKEAEKLGFTLPAPGHYAVGHIFMPQDAEGREIIRATMERVVAEEGQVLLGWRDVPTDNSSLGHTVLPTEPRHVQVFIGRAEAIASEDDFERRLFILRKVISNAVYDAKDPRTAGYYVVSLSCRTIVYKGMFNADQLGAYYADLHDPEFESAVALVHQRFSTNTFPAWSLAHPYRMVAHNGEINTLRGNVNWMAARQASVDSELFGNDISKLWPISYEGQSDTACFDNALEFLIQGGYELPHAAMMLVPEAWAGNPLMNEERRAFYEYHAAMMEPWDGPAAIVATDGRQIVATLDRNGLRPARYLVTKDDKIVLASEMGVLTFPESEIVTKWRLQPGRMLLVDLEEGRLVPDEEVKTTLAKAHPYKEWLQRTQLVLEELRSVEAREVRTDVSLLDRQQAFGYTQEDLKLLMAPMATTGQEAVGSMGTDTPISPLSKKSKSLFTYFKQNFAQVTNPPIDPIREELVMSLVSFIGPRPNIFDLEGNSRRKRLEVRQPILTNEDLEKIRSIGFMEERFDTRTLDITYPSDKGAAGMGDAVERLCERAEAAVHGGYNIIILSDRLVGPDRIPIPSLLATAAVHHHLIRKGLRTSVGLVVETGEAREVHHFACLAGYGAEAINPYLAFETMIDMRVDIPEEVDEYEIVKRYIKSIDKGLLKVMSKMGISTYQSYCGAQIFDAVGLNQEVVDRYFFGTASSVGGIGLAEIAEETAMRHRDAFSDAPVYRTSLDVGGDYAFRLRGEEHAWDPETVAVLQHAVRGNAQDKYRHFAQLVNEAGAKTLNIRSLFRIREAGEIGRAPIALDEVEPVAEIVKRFVTGAMSFGSISREAHTTLAIAMNRIGGKSNTGEGGEEATRFKPLPNGDSMRSAIKQVASGRFGVTADYLVNADMIQIKMAQGAKPGEGGQLPGHKVDAVIAKVRHSTPGVGLISPPPHHDIYSIEDLAQLIYDLKNVNPEADISVKLVSEVGVGTVAAGVAKARADHITVSGFEGGTGASPLTAIKHAGSPWEMGLAEAHQTLVLNNLRGRIALQVDGGLRTGRDVVIGAMLGADDFAFSTAPLIAAGCIMMRKCHLNTCPVGVATQDPVLRKRFKGTPEHVINYFFFVAEEVREFMAALGVRTFNELIGRSDWLDQREAIEHWKAKGLDFSRIFAKPQVGPDVAIYHTERQNHPIEHVLDRTLIHQAMPALESGEKVVIHSQIKSINRSVGAMLSGEVAKRYGDAGLPDDTINIHLTGTAGQAFGAFLATGVAMTLVGEANDYVGKGLSGGRIVVMPAADSAIVPEQSIIVGNTVLYGATSGEVYFRGVAGERFAVRNSGAIAVVEGTGDHGCEYMTGGVVVVIGQTGRNFAAGMSGGVAYVLDEDGTFKKRCNLSMVDLEPVEEEEDLLERLHHHGGDLEFKGRIDIMADMGHHDEERLHQLIAKHLHYTGSARAQAILDNWADYRGKFVKVMPVEYQRALREMEKMRGLQAAE; the protein is encoded by the coding sequence GTGACGGGAATGAATGAGGAATGGGGCGGCTCCGCCGCGCACGTTGTCCACGAGGCTCCGGTTCGTCCGGCCGCGGCGGATCGTGCCACCAAATCCATTTCCCACATCGACCCGGGCCTGCCGTCGGCGCAGGGGCTCTATGACCCGCGCAACGAGAAGGATTCCTGCGGCGTCGGCTTCATCGCCGACATCAAGGGCCGCAAGTCGCACCAGATCGTCCAGGACGGGCTGAAGATCCTGCTCAACCTCGAACATCGCGGCGCGGTGGGCGCTGACCCGCGCGCCGGCGACGGCGCCGGCATGCTGGTGCAGCTGCCGCACCGATTCTTCGCCAAGGAGGCGGAGAAGCTGGGCTTCACCCTGCCCGCGCCCGGCCATTACGCGGTCGGCCACATCTTCATGCCGCAGGACGCCGAGGGGCGGGAGATCATCCGCGCCACCATGGAGCGCGTGGTGGCGGAAGAGGGCCAGGTGCTGCTCGGCTGGCGCGACGTGCCGACCGACAACTCCTCGCTCGGCCACACTGTCCTCCCCACCGAACCGCGTCATGTGCAGGTTTTCATCGGCCGCGCCGAGGCGATCGCCAGCGAGGACGACTTCGAGCGCCGGCTGTTCATCCTGCGCAAGGTGATCTCCAACGCCGTCTACGACGCCAAGGACCCGCGCACGGCCGGCTATTACGTCGTGTCGCTGTCCTGCCGCACCATCGTCTATAAGGGCATGTTCAACGCTGACCAGCTCGGCGCCTATTATGCCGACCTGCACGACCCGGAGTTCGAGAGCGCGGTCGCTCTCGTGCATCAGCGTTTCTCGACCAACACCTTCCCCGCCTGGTCGCTCGCCCATCCCTACCGGATGGTCGCGCATAATGGCGAGATCAACACGCTGCGCGGCAATGTGAACTGGATGGCGGCCCGCCAGGCTTCCGTCGACAGCGAGCTGTTCGGCAACGACATCTCCAAGCTCTGGCCGATCTCCTATGAGGGCCAGTCGGACACGGCGTGCTTCGACAACGCGCTCGAATTCCTTATTCAGGGCGGCTACGAGCTGCCGCATGCCGCGATGATGCTGGTGCCCGAAGCCTGGGCCGGCAACCCGCTGATGAACGAGGAGCGCCGCGCCTTCTACGAATACCACGCCGCCATGATGGAGCCTTGGGACGGGCCGGCCGCCATCGTCGCCACCGACGGGCGGCAGATCGTCGCCACGCTGGACCGTAACGGCCTGCGCCCCGCGCGCTATCTCGTCACCAAGGACGACAAGATCGTGCTCGCCTCGGAAATGGGCGTGCTCACTTTCCCGGAGAGCGAGATCGTCACGAAGTGGCGCCTGCAGCCGGGCCGGATGCTGCTGGTCGACCTCGAAGAAGGCCGTCTCGTCCCCGACGAGGAGGTGAAGACCACGCTCGCCAAGGCGCATCCCTATAAGGAGTGGCTGCAGCGCACCCAGCTGGTGCTGGAGGAGCTGCGCTCGGTGGAAGCGCGCGAGGTGCGCACCGACGTATCGCTGCTCGATCGCCAGCAGGCCTTCGGCTACACCCAGGAAGACCTCAAGCTGCTGATGGCGCCGATGGCGACCACCGGCCAGGAAGCGGTCGGCTCCATGGGCACCGATACGCCGATCTCGCCGCTGTCGAAGAAGTCGAAGTCGCTGTTCACCTATTTCAAGCAGAACTTCGCCCAGGTCACCAACCCGCCGATCGACCCGATCCGCGAAGAGCTGGTGATGAGCCTCGTCTCCTTTATCGGGCCGCGGCCGAACATTTTCGACCTGGAAGGCAATTCCCGCCGCAAGCGGCTGGAAGTGCGCCAGCCGATCCTGACCAATGAGGACCTGGAGAAGATCCGCTCCATCGGCTTCATGGAGGAGCGCTTCGACACCCGCACGCTCGACATCACCTACCCCTCCGACAAGGGCGCGGCGGGCATGGGCGATGCGGTGGAGCGGCTGTGCGAGCGCGCCGAGGCGGCGGTGCATGGCGGCTACAACATCATCATCCTCTCCGACCGTCTCGTCGGGCCGGACCGCATCCCGATTCCCTCGCTGCTGGCGACGGCGGCGGTGCATCATCACCTGATCCGCAAGGGCCTGCGCACCTCGGTCGGTCTCGTGGTCGAGACGGGTGAAGCGCGCGAGGTGCATCACTTCGCCTGTCTCGCCGGCTATGGCGCCGAGGCGATCAACCCCTATCTCGCCTTCGAGACGATGATCGACATGCGCGTCGACATCCCCGAGGAGGTTGACGAGTACGAAATCGTCAAGCGCTACATCAAGTCGATCGACAAGGGCCTGCTCAAGGTCATGTCCAAGATGGGCATCTCGACCTACCAGTCCTATTGCGGCGCGCAGATCTTCGACGCCGTCGGCCTCAACCAGGAGGTCGTCGATCGCTATTTCTTCGGCACCGCCTCCTCGGTCGGCGGCATCGGCCTTGCCGAGATCGCCGAAGAGACCGCCATGCGCCACCGCGACGCCTTCAGCGACGCGCCGGTCTACCGCACCTCGCTCGATGTCGGCGGCGACTACGCCTTTCGCCTGCGCGGCGAAGAGCACGCCTGGGACCCCGAAACGGTCGCGGTGCTGCAGCATGCGGTGCGCGGCAATGCGCAGGACAAGTACCGCCACTTCGCCCAGCTGGTGAACGAAGCCGGCGCCAAGACGCTGAACATCCGCTCGCTGTTCCGCATCCGCGAGGCCGGCGAGATCGGCCGCGCGCCGATCGCGCTCGACGAGGTCGAGCCGGTGGCCGAGATCGTCAAGCGCTTCGTCACCGGGGCGATGTCGTTCGGCTCCATCTCGCGCGAGGCGCACACGACGCTCGCCATCGCCATGAACCGCATCGGCGGCAAGTCGAACACCGGCGAGGGCGGCGAGGAAGCGACGCGCTTCAAGCCGCTGCCGAACGGCGATTCCATGCGCTCGGCGATCAAGCAGGTGGCGTCGGGTCGCTTCGGCGTCACGGCGGACTACCTCGTCAACGCCGACATGATCCAGATCAAGATGGCGCAGGGCGCCAAGCCCGGCGAAGGCGGCCAGCTGCCCGGTCACAAGGTGGATGCGGTCATCGCCAAGGTGCGCCACTCCACCCCGGGCGTCGGCCTCATCTCGCCGCCGCCGCACCACGACATCTACTCGATCGAGGATCTGGCGCAGCTCATTTACGACCTGAAGAACGTCAACCCGGAAGCCGACATCTCGGTGAAGCTGGTGTCCGAGGTGGGCGTCGGCACGGTTGCGGCCGGCGTCGCCAAGGCGCGCGCCGACCACATCACCGTCTCCGGCTTCGAGGGCGGCACGGGCGCCTCCCCGCTCACCGCCATCAAGCATGCCGGCTCGCCCTGGGAGATGGGCCTCGCGGAAGCGCACCAGACGCTGGTGCTGAACAATCTGCGCGGGCGCATCGCGCTGCAGGTCGATGGCGGCCTGCGCACCGGCCGCGACGTGGTGATCGGCGCCATGCTGGGGGCGGACGACTTCGCCTTCTCCACCGCGCCGCTGATTGCGGCCGGCTGCATCATGATGCGCAAGTGCCACCTCAACACCTGCCCGGTCGGCGTCGCCACCCAGGACCCGGTGCTGCGCAAGCGCTTCAAGGGCACGCCCGAGCACGTCATCAACTACTTCTTCTTCGTCGCCGAGGAAGTGCGCGAGTTCATGGCGGCCCTCGGCGTGCGAACCTTCAACGAACTGATCGGCCGCTCCGACTGGCTCGACCAGCGCGAGGCGATCGAGCACTGGAAGGCCAAGGGTCTCGACTTCAGCCGCATCTTCGCCAAGCCGCAGGTCGGCCCCGACGTCGCGATCTACCACACCGAGCGACAGAACCACCCGATCGAGCATGTGCTCGACCGCACGCTGATCCACCAGGCCATGCCGGCGCTGGAGAGCGGCGAGAAGGTGGTGATCCACAGCCAGATCAAGAGCATCAACCGCTCCGTCGGCGCCATGCTCTCGGGTGAAGTGGCCAAGCGCTATGGCGATGCCGGCCTGCCGGACGACACGATCAACATCCATCTGACCGGCACCGCCGGCCAGGCCTTCGGCGCCTTCCTCGCCACCGGCGTCGCCATGACGCTGGTCGGCGAAGCCAATGACTATGTCGGCAAGGGCCTCTCGGGTGGGCGGATCGTGGTGATGCCGGCGGCGGACAGCGCCATCGTGCCGGAACAGTCGATCATCGTCGGCAACACGGTGCTCTACGGCGCCACCTCGGGCGAGGTCTATTTCCGCGGGGTGGCCGGCGAGCGCTTCGCCGTGCGCAATTCGGGCGCCATCGCGGTGGTCGAAGGCACGGGCGATCATGGCTGCGAGTACATGACCGGCGGCGTTGTCGTCGTCATCGGCCAGACCGGGCGCAACTTCGCGGCCGGCATGTCCGGCGGCGTCGCCTATGTGCTGGATGAGGACGGCACCTTCAAGAAGCGCTGCAACCTCTCCATGGTCGATCTCGAACCGGTGGAAGAGGAAGAGGACCTGCTGGAGCGCCTGCACCACCATGGTGGCGACCTGGAATTCAAGGGCCGCATCGATATCATGGCGGATATGGGCCATCACGACGAGGAGCGCCTGCATCAGCTCATCGCCAAACACCTGCACTATACGGGCTCGGCGCGGGCGCAGGCGATCCTCGACAACTGGGCCGATTATCGCGGCAAGTTCGTCAAGGTGATGCCCGTCGAGTACCAGCGGGCGCTGCGCGAAATGGAGAAAATGCGCGGCCTGCAAGCAGCCGAATAG
- a CDS encoding Hsp20 family protein yields MRTFDLTPLHRSTVGFDRLFSLLDQVNSVDTAPTYPPYNIERTGENAYRITVAVAGFTADDLSIEVKENGLSIRGDRKVEAGKPADVLYQGIAARAFERRFQLADHVEVRGASLANGLLHVELVREIPEAMKPRTIPIATGASAPRVIEAKTSEAKASEAQAA; encoded by the coding sequence ATGCGTACGTTTGACCTTACCCCCCTGCACCGTTCGACCGTCGGCTTTGATCGCCTGTTCTCGCTGCTGGACCAGGTGAACAGCGTCGACACTGCCCCGACCTACCCGCCCTATAATATCGAGCGCACCGGCGAGAACGCCTACCGCATCACCGTCGCCGTCGCCGGCTTCACCGCGGACGATCTGTCCATCGAGGTGAAGGAGAATGGCCTGTCCATTCGCGGCGATCGCAAGGTCGAGGCCGGCAAGCCGGCCGATGTGCTCTATCAGGGCATCGCCGCCCGCGCTTTCGAGCGCCGCTTCCAGCTCGCCGACCATGTGGAAGTGCGCGGGGCCAGCCTCGCCAACGGCCTGCTGCATGTGGAACTGGTGCGCGAGATTCCCGAGGCGATGAAGCCCCGGACCATTCCCATCGCCACCGGCGCCAGCGCGCCGCGCGTGATCGAGGCCAAGACCAGCGAGGCGAAAGCCAGCGAGGCCCAAGCCGCGTGA
- a CDS encoding alpha/beta fold hydrolase, producing the protein MSFKPVLYSTRDNPVPEGALCGAVTATDGIRLRFARWMPLGDVCHGTVCVFPGRTEKIEKYFETVRDLLRRGFAVAALDWRGQGGSQRLLSNPMKGHIKDFADYQLDIEALLREVVLPDMPGPCFALAHSMGAAILLDHARRGGQSFERMFLVAPMLDLSLLKHDVAARRIARTLSRLGLSRAYVPTRKVRPLHEVHFEGNRLTSDATRFARNLTISMEHPQLEVGPPTIGWVKAAFDLMETLADPASARAIRQPLLMVGAGADKIVSTPSIEHLGTRLIAGAHIIIPGARHELLQERDLFREPLLAAFDAFIPGSAAA; encoded by the coding sequence ATGAGCTTCAAACCCGTTCTCTATTCGACCCGGGATAATCCGGTGCCGGAAGGTGCCCTGTGCGGTGCGGTCACCGCCACCGATGGAATCCGGCTGCGTTTCGCCCGCTGGATGCCGCTGGGCGACGTGTGTCACGGCACTGTCTGCGTCTTTCCCGGCCGCACCGAGAAGATCGAGAAATATTTCGAGACCGTGCGCGACCTGCTGCGCCGGGGCTTCGCGGTGGCCGCGCTTGACTGGCGCGGGCAGGGCGGATCGCAGCGGCTGCTGTCCAACCCCATGAAGGGCCATATCAAGGACTTCGCGGACTACCAGCTCGACATTGAGGCGCTGCTGCGCGAGGTGGTGCTGCCGGACATGCCGGGGCCCTGTTTCGCCCTTGCCCATTCCATGGGCGCGGCCATCCTGCTCGACCATGCGCGCCGGGGCGGGCAGTCGTTCGAGCGCATGTTCCTGGTCGCGCCCATGCTCGACCTCTCGCTGCTGAAGCACGATGTCGCGGCGCGGCGCATTGCCCGCACCCTGTCGCGCCTCGGCCTGTCGCGCGCCTATGTGCCGACCCGCAAGGTGCGGCCGCTGCACGAGGTGCATTTCGAGGGCAATCGCCTGACCTCCGACGCCACGCGCTTCGCCCGCAACCTCACCATATCCATGGAGCATCCGCAGCTCGAAGTCGGCCCCCCGACCATTGGCTGGGTGAAGGCCGCCTTCGATCTGATGGAGACGCTGGCCGACCCGGCCTCGGCGCGGGCGATCCGCCAGCCGCTGCTGATGGTCGGCGCGGGGGCGGACAAGATCGTCTCCACGCCCAGCATCGAGCATCTCGGCACCCGGCTGATCGCCGGCGCGCACATTATCATTCCCGGCGCGCGACACGAATTGCTGCAGGAGCGCGACCTGTTCCGCGAGCCCTTGCTCGCCGCTTTCGATGCCTTCATTCCCGGCAGCGCGGCCGCCTGA
- the hisN gene encoding histidinol-phosphatase: MGAVDFESFVDELASVSGQAILPFFRTALGVEDKSRGAVFDPVTAADRAAEQAMRSLIRRTFPSHGVRGEEFPDEGLDADYVWVLDPIDGTKSFISGMPAWGTLIGLCRQGEPVFGMMHQPFIRERFTGDGAQARYRGPAGDRRLTVRPCASLGEAVMMTTSPLLMEEGNRVLYTEVEKRVRLPRYGGDCYAYCMLAAGHVDLVIETNLNDFDILPLTPIVQGAGGIVTNWEGGSDLSGGRVVASGDRRLHEEALSVLNRG; the protein is encoded by the coding sequence ATGGGCGCGGTGGACTTCGAGAGCTTCGTCGACGAACTCGCCTCCGTGTCCGGGCAGGCCATACTGCCCTTCTTCCGCACCGCTCTGGGTGTCGAGGACAAGAGCCGCGGCGCGGTGTTCGATCCCGTCACCGCCGCCGACCGCGCCGCCGAGCAGGCGATGCGCTCGCTCATCCGCCGCACCTTTCCCAGCCATGGCGTGCGCGGCGAGGAGTTTCCCGATGAGGGCCTCGATGCCGATTATGTCTGGGTGCTCGATCCCATCGACGGCACAAAGTCCTTCATCAGCGGCATGCCGGCCTGGGGCACGCTGATCGGCCTGTGCCGGCAGGGCGAGCCGGTCTTTGGCATGATGCACCAGCCCTTCATCCGCGAGCGCTTCACCGGCGACGGCGCGCAGGCGCGCTATCGCGGCCCGGCCGGCGACCGCCGGCTCACCGTCCGCCCCTGCGCCTCCCTGGGCGAAGCGGTCATGATGACCACCAGCCCACTGCTGATGGAGGAAGGCAACCGCGTCCTCTACACGGAAGTGGAGAAGCGCGTGCGGCTGCCGCGCTACGGCGGCGATTGCTATGCCTATTGCATGCTCGCCGCCGGCCATGTCGATCTCGTCATCGAGACCAATCTGAACGATTTCGACATTCTGCCGCTCACCCCCATCGTTCAGGGCGCGGGCGGCATCGTCACCAATTGGGAGGGCGGCTCGGATCTCTCCGGCGGGCGCGTCGTCGCCTCAGGCGACCGCCGCCTGCATGAAGAGGCGCTGAGCGTGCTCAACCGCGGCTGA
- a CDS encoding N-formylglutamate amidohydrolase produces the protein MMAVIAETIDPAFEIVQPAALRAPFLFNSPHSGIVYPRAFVSQSRLDLPVLRRSEDSFVDRLFAEVTRFGMGFMRAHFPRCYLDVNREPYELDPRMFEGRLPAYANTRSMRVAGGLGTIARIVGEAQEIYGRRIPVDEAIARIESLYKPYHRSLRQLMAQMQRSFGVAVLVDCHSMPSGCQRDGRIDIVLGDRYGTSCAGVIPDTIEAELRRRGYSVVRNKPYAGGFITEHYGNPASGMHAVQIEINRALYMREATYEPSENFEIVQNDLLEVALALTEIPHLDLAPLRTAAE, from the coding sequence ATGATGGCCGTCATTGCCGAGACGATCGACCCCGCCTTCGAGATCGTCCAACCGGCCGCGCTTCGTGCCCCGTTCCTGTTCAATTCGCCCCATAGCGGCATCGTCTATCCCCGCGCCTTCGTCAGCCAGTCGCGACTCGATCTGCCCGTGCTGCGCCGCTCCGAGGACAGCTTCGTCGACCGTCTGTTCGCCGAGGTGACGCGATTCGGCATGGGGTTCATGCGCGCACATTTCCCGCGCTGCTATCTCGACGTGAATCGCGAGCCCTATGAGCTCGACCCCCGCATGTTCGAAGGTCGCTTGCCCGCTTACGCCAATACGCGCTCCATGCGCGTCGCCGGCGGGCTCGGCACCATCGCCCGCATCGTCGGCGAGGCGCAGGAGATTTATGGCCGGCGCATTCCGGTGGACGAGGCGATCGCCCGCATCGAATCGCTCTACAAGCCCTATCATCGCTCGCTGCGCCAGCTGATGGCGCAGATGCAGCGCAGCTTCGGCGTCGCCGTTCTGGTGGACTGCCACTCCATGCCGTCCGGCTGCCAGCGGGACGGGCGCATCGACATCGTGCTGGGCGATCGCTACGGCACGAGCTGCGCCGGTGTCATTCCCGACACGATCGAAGCCGAGCTGCGCCGGCGCGGCTACAGCGTGGTGCGCAACAAGCCCTATGCCGGCGGCTTCATCACCGAGCATTACGGCAACCCCGCCTCCGGGATGCATGCGGTGCAGATCGAGATCAACCGCGCGCTCTATATGCGCGAGGCGACCTACGAACCGTCCGAAAATTTCGAGATCGTGCAGAACGATCTGCTCGAAGTCGCGCTCGCGCTGACCGAGATACCGCATCTCGACCTCGCGCCGCTGCGCACAGCGGCTGAATAA
- the cpdR gene encoding cell cycle two-component system response regulator CpdR gives MLKILLAEDDNDMRRFLVKALQNAGYEVADFDNGRSAYDRLREEPFELLLTDIVMPEMDGIELARRATDLDPDIKVMFITGFAAVALNADSQAPKDAKVLSKPFHLRDLVNEVGKMLAA, from the coding sequence ATGCTCAAGATCCTGCTCGCCGAAGACGATAATGACATGCGCCGCTTTCTGGTGAAGGCGCTGCAGAATGCCGGCTATGAGGTCGCCGATTTCGACAATGGTCGCTCTGCCTATGACCGGCTGCGCGAGGAGCCGTTCGAATTGCTCCTCACCGACATCGTCATGCCGGAGATGGACGGAATCGAACTCGCCCGCCGCGCCACCGATCTCGACCCGGATATCAAGGTGATGTTCATCACCGGATTCGCCGCCGTCGCGCTCAATGCCGACAGCCAGGCACCGAAGGATGCGAAGGTGCTTTCCAAGCCCTTCCATCTGCGCGATCTCGTCAATGAGGTCGGCAAGATGCTGGCGGCTTGA
- a CDS encoding histidine phosphatase family protein → MRPLLRILACLTLLTTLGTALAEAAPRRIVIVRHGEKHTALTLCSLGKERAQALAAQYLSPTSPMSLIRNDPPAAILAMTLHTVETARPIARAWDMPLTAPPIGYVPIRNNRYFNSKLNVVNRDVARDLLENPRWHGKTVVMVWEHFHIASAALEAEFAGEQVTLRQLLHLDRVKGVKGGVPTTWPDSNYNFFWILTYDRPNDTVPSRFEVVRQYFAEPYANLPSNDWGAPEPRPANSGCS, encoded by the coding sequence ATGCGACCGCTGCTCCGAATTCTCGCCTGCCTGACCCTGCTCACCACTCTCGGCACCGCGCTGGCCGAGGCGGCGCCCCGCCGGATCGTGATCGTGCGGCATGGCGAGAAACACACGGCGCTGACCCTGTGCAGCCTCGGCAAGGAACGGGCGCAGGCGCTGGCGGCGCAATATCTCAGCCCGACCAGCCCGATGAGCCTGATCCGCAACGACCCGCCGGCCGCCATCCTCGCCATGACGCTGCATACGGTGGAGACCGCCCGCCCGATCGCCCGCGCCTGGGACATGCCCCTCACCGCGCCGCCGATCGGCTATGTGCCGATCCGCAACAACCGCTACTTCAATTCGAAGCTGAACGTGGTCAACCGCGACGTGGCGCGCGACCTTCTGGAAAATCCCCGCTGGCACGGCAAGACGGTGGTGATGGTGTGGGAGCATTTCCACATTGCCAGCGCGGCGCTGGAGGCGGAATTCGCCGGCGAGCAGGTGACGCTGCGCCAGCTGCTTCATCTCGACCGGGTGAAGGGCGTCAAGGGCGGCGTGCCGACCACCTGGCCCGACAGCAATTACAATTTCTTCTGGATCCTCACCTATGACCGCCCGAACGATACGGTGCCGAGCCGGTTCGAGGTCGTGCGGCAGTATTTCGCTGAGCCCTATGCCAACCTGCCCTCCAATGACTGGGGCGCGCCGGAGCCCCGCCCCGCGAACAGCGGCTGCTCCTGA
- a CDS encoding M3 family oligoendopeptidase has protein sequence MQRRFDSFAFAPRSPEASAAALGSLPQWDLSDLYPAMDSPELTADLAAVAAESAGFEEAYKGKLAEVLDGADAGGQMALIIARYEKIEDRLGRLYSYAGLVYSGDTTDPVRAKFYGDVQEKLTDASTHLLFFTLELNRLDDAKMETALTDPAFAKYRPWIEDVRAEKPYQLEDRIEHLFHEKGVTGRGAWNRLFDETVAGLRFEVGGESLPLEQTLNFLAEPEEEKRKQGAEALAKVFGENLRLFTLITNTLAKDKEISDRWRGFEDIADSRHLANRVEREVVDALVSSVHAAYPRLAHRYYKLKAKWFGKEKLEYWDRNAPLPKVETRPIGWDEARDTVLGAYSTFSPRMADIARDFFDKSWIDAGVRPGKATGAFAHPTVPSAHPYVLLNYMGKPRDVMTLAHELGHGVHQVLAAPNGALMAPTPLTLAETASVFGEMLTFRRLLAAAPDARARKAMLASKVEDMINTVVRQIAFYTFERRIHTERKNGELTAERICAIWMEVQSESLGEAIHLGPGYENYWVYIGHFIHSPFYVYAYAFGDCLVNSLYAVYENAQEGFAERYLAMLAAGGTKHHSELLKPFGLDARDPAFWQTGLGLIERMIGELEAMEEA, from the coding sequence ATGCAGCGCCGTTTCGATTCCTTCGCCTTCGCGCCCCGCTCGCCGGAGGCGTCCGCCGCCGCTCTCGGCTCCCTGCCGCAATGGGACCTGTCGGATCTCTATCCGGCGATGGATTCGCCCGAGCTCACGGCCGACCTCGCCGCGGTCGCCGCCGAGTCGGCGGGCTTCGAGGAAGCCTATAAGGGCAAGCTGGCTGAGGTGCTCGACGGCGCGGATGCCGGCGGACAGATGGCGCTCATCATCGCCCGCTACGAGAAGATCGAGGACCGGCTCGGCCGGCTCTACTCCTATGCCGGCCTTGTCTATTCCGGTGACACCACCGACCCCGTTCGCGCCAAATTCTATGGCGACGTGCAGGAAAAGCTCACCGACGCCTCGACGCATCTTCTGTTCTTCACGCTGGAGCTGAACCGGCTCGACGATGCCAAGATGGAAACGGCGCTCACCGACCCGGCCTTCGCCAAGTATCGGCCGTGGATCGAGGATGTGCGGGCGGAGAAGCCCTACCAGCTGGAAGACCGCATCGAGCACCTGTTCCATGAGAAGGGCGTCACCGGCCGTGGCGCCTGGAACCGGCTGTTCGACGAGACCGTCGCGGGCCTGCGCTTCGAGGTTGGCGGCGAGAGCCTGCCGCTGGAGCAGACGCTGAACTTCCTCGCCGAGCCGGAGGAGGAGAAGCGCAAACAGGGCGCCGAGGCGCTGGCCAAGGTGTTCGGCGAGAATCTGCGCCTGTTCACCCTCATCACCAACACGCTGGCCAAGGACAAGGAAATCTCCGACCGCTGGCGCGGCTTCGAGGACATCGCGGATTCCCGCCACCTCGCCAACCGCGTCGAGCGCGAGGTGGTGGACGCGCTTGTGTCCTCCGTCCACGCCGCCTATCCGCGCCTCGCCCATCGCTATTACAAGCTGAAGGCCAAGTGGTTCGGCAAGGAGAAGCTGGAATATTGGGACCGCAACGCGCCGCTGCCGAAGGTGGAGACGCGCCCCATCGGCTGGGACGAGGCGCGCGACACGGTGCTCGGCGCCTATTCCACCTTCTCCCCGCGCATGGCCGACATCGCCCGCGACTTCTTCGACAAGAGCTGGATCGATGCCGGCGTGCGTCCGGGCAAGGCCACCGGTGCCTTCGCCCACCCCACCGTGCCCTCGGCCCACCCCTATGTGCTGCTCAACTATATGGGCAAGCCGCGCGACGTGATGACGCTCGCCCATGAGCTCGGCCATGGCGTGCATCAGGTGCTGGCGGCGCCGAACGGCGCGCTGATGGCGCCGACCCCGCTCACCCTGGCGGAGACCGCGTCGGTGTTCGGCGAGATGCTGACCTTCCGCCGGCTTCTCGCGGCGGCGCCGGATGCGCGAGCCCGCAAGGCGATGCTCGCCTCGAAGGTCGAGGACATGATCAACACGGTGGTGCGGCAGATCGCCTTCTACACCTTCGAGCGCCGCATCCACACCGAGCGCAAGAATGGCGAGCTAACCGCCGAGCGCATTTGCGCCATCTGGATGGAAGTTCAGTCGGAAAGCCTTGGCGAGGCCATCCATCTCGGGCCCGGCTATGAGAATTACTGGGTCTATATCGGCCACTTCATCCATTCGCCCTTCTATGTCTACGCCTATGCCTTCGGCGATTGCCTGGTGAACTCGCTCTACGCGGTCTATGAGAACGCCCAGGAGGGCTTCGCCGAGCGCTATCTCGCCATGCTGGCGGCCGGTGGCACGAAGCATCACTCGGAACTGCTCAAGCCCTTCGGCCTCGATGCCCGCGACCCCGCCTTCTGGCAGACCGGCCTCGGTCTTATCGAGCGCATGATCGGCGAACTGGAAGCGATGGAAGAGGCTTGA